A window from Drosophila nasuta strain 15112-1781.00 chromosome 3, ASM2355853v1, whole genome shotgun sequence encodes these proteins:
- the LOC132793551 gene encoding dynactin subunit 1, with protein MNMSTAQPKLGQRVQVTGKNQLGQSVGRVAYVGRTKFAGGQWFGVVLDEPRGKNNGTVNGSTYFKCAPNCGIFVRAQHLQLLGPQHTEQQQQQQQQTKVKYKKQQQLENNICNNNNDIMQRDVSKVRLSSSSSSRSRSNSRQASSDEQDNSREASGSSGGRALRKLPEKSTFALTTSKTWVTSTQPSAQSQTKRLRDTLETHQESKVTTIEAKNITQGAAATSVTKATATAVSNATLTAVTATIDASTPRAVTAPNAQTTPTTAAVSETATVSPATAPATVTATSVTSAASTASITASTATTALMAPTTATTTAANAPNSTQMAAQATADVATPATKALAAVDSTVVAAQPSTLRAPPLTCNQRRSTSYTQLRPTRISQPKPTTAQAQSSTAQLTLAMPVPVALAPKRSKTSMSPTSSGSVKRVTPAAFVEPGFLEILRPQFTLGPALRTPSTVAPPVDNPEQRQLREELQLLRVQKSEDKLKLLELERIKIHNEQLQEFKSQIMQQQVLLQRELQRCRHEQREAQETALKYKRELDDVAESIELLTLDKEMAEERLETLQMEMEMAQERNDELSLDLEILRAEQEEHNEGQHLAKNEKQSTNVTTLQTTGEFLRLEQYNQRLRETVVRLRDTLAHEKQLAQRTHKDLETKHSEINELKSIKELQSRRVDQMELQMMDLKEQVDASLGAESMVTQLATLKLELEERVKLLEDEVNELEALEQIQEQLIESNQELESDLRDEIDKLSGQVKSLEQQKNAALESLYDRDVTILKFRDLVRQLQEQLQLKTDGGTLSIEDFSSANESQQEETSQQSQADYQHIFSVSKAYGRALEQQLKAVELRLQGQHLEHVLAFVPEQFLLRGGEHDVVLVMLLLERMNDKLEIVCQAINEKFPNACEFGRDAIFEGYSVQRYIFRAQCIYLLKSLQLVLQQFRHGLNHCDYELCTHAAIYRSDLELQEQQLDEFVRLLKTGQLDEHTNCEPIRRVLHYINGLHQNLMPPQTLVELLDEQQLYNALIEVYEAGMDAVNANAGLLHTIIQLGDEQTASFHCMQLLMEHSCALKQKLKKLQRKMSGNKTAAAWTGMQCARYQRILEANEALGALISMLGISAREASKESNGGIAHEKLWRILCLNYTKFAPNQEAEQRELDVYSQRCMQLLEEQLEELLTLLEPRDVNTEYVRHAAFNTLQQRAAQVKRHYEDVKCLELTVAEREKEIKALKLAAKLKQQDYSEMQVRKEMAEKQLHRLSQDHCQTLTQLAEGVEQLEQCFLSKEATLQHALDTLTEKLNSLEQVQQHWHQQQQVDSACVTSSTRSSNRELNLMHQALRQERQIRVKLQGSELCRSFAALEPLHVPQPESSSQLTSLEAQLHGLKNQWLLAQLELGESAQQRRSHIELQGSRLLRHIFHAYCSRHPHRAAPTDFGLFISGDLRRAF; from the exons ATGAATATGTCAACAGCTCAACCGAAACTTGGCCAGCGTGTACAAGTGACGGGTAAGAATCAACTTGGCCAGAGTGTTGGACGGGTTGCCTATGTGGGACGCACGAAATTCGCTGGCGGTCAATGGTTTGGCGTTGTGCTCGATGAGCCAAGGGGCAAGAACAATGGCACCGTTAATGGCAGCACCTACTTCAAGTGTGCCCCCAACTGTGGTATCTTTGTGCGTGCCCAACATCTGCAACTGCTAGGGCCGCAACACactgaacagcagcagcagcagcagcagcaaacgaaaGTGAAATAcaagaaacagcagcagctggagaataatatttgcaataacaacaacgacattaTGCAGCGAGATGTGAGCAAAGTCAggctgagcagcagcagcagtagcaggaGCCGAAGCAACAGTCGACAAGCGAGCAGCGATGAGCAG GATAACTCTAGGGAGGCCAGCGGCTCGAGTGGTGGTCGTGCCTTAAGAAAGCTGCCGGAGAAGTCGACATTTGCTCTGACTACTTCCAAGACATGGGTGACTTCCACGCAGCCATCGGCACAGTCACAGACTAAACGCCTACGCGACACTTTGGAGACCCATCAGGAGTCCAAAGTGACGACCATAGAAGCGAAGAATATAACacaaggagcagcagcaacatcagtaacaaaagcaacagcaacagcagttaGTAATGCAACTTTAACTGCAGTTACAGCTACAATTGACGCTTCAACCCCTAGAGCAGTAACTGCTCCCAATGCACAGACgacgccaacaacagcagcagtatcagaaacagcaacagtatCACCGGCAACAGCGCCAGCAACAGTCACAGCAACATCAGTgacatcagcagcatcaacagcttCAATTACAgcttcaactgcaactacaGCATTAATGGCTCctaccacagcaacaacaacagctgcaaatgCGCCCAACTCTACTCAAATGGCTGCTCAAGCAACAGCTGACGTTGCCACGCCTGCAACCAAGGCGCTAGCAGCAGTTGACTCCACTGTGGTTGCTGCTCAACCCTCTACTTTGCGAGCGCCTCCTTTGACCTGCAACCAGCGGCGCTCCACATCCTACACACAGCTGCGACCGACGCGCATCAGTCAACCGAAGCCCACAACGGCGCAAGCACAGAGCTCGACGGCACAGCTAACGCTGGCGATGCCAGTGCCCGTTGCACTGGCCCCCAAGCGCAGCAAGACGAGCATGAGTCCAACGAGCAGCGGCAGCGTGAAGCGTGTGACACCGGCTGCGTTTGTGGAGCCCGGCTTTTTGGAGATACTGCGTCCGCAGTTTACGCTCGGGCCGGCACTGCGCACGCCTAGCACAGTGGCGCCACCTGTGGACAACCCGGAGCAGCGACAACTACGCGAggagttgcaattgttgcGTGTGCAGAAGAGCGAGGATAAACTGAAACTGCTCGAGCTGGAACGCATCAAGATCCACAACGAACAGCTGCAAGAGTTCAAGTCACAGATTATGCAGCAGCAGGTGTTGTTGCAACGCGAATTGCAACGTTGTCGCCACGAGCAACGCGAGGCACAGGAAACTGCTCTCAAATACAAACGCGAATTGGACGATGTGGCCGAGAGCATAGAGTTGTTGACGCTGGATAAGGAAATGGCGGAGGAGAGGCTGGAAACgctgcaaatggaaatggaaatggcgCAAGAGCGCAATGATGAGCTCAGCCTCGATCTAGAGATACTGCGAGCTGAGCAGGAGGAGCATAACGAGGGTCAGCACTTGGCGAAGAATGAGAAGCAATCGACTAATGTGACAACGCTGCAGACAACTGGCGAGTTCCTGCGCTTGGAGCAATATAATCAGCGATTGCGCGAGACTGTGGTTAGACTGCGAGACACTTTGGCCCATGAGAAGCAGCTGGCACAGCGTACGCACAAGGATCTGGAGACCAAGCACTCGGAGATTAACGAGTTGAAGAGCATTAAAGAGTTGCAGAGTCGACGTGTCGATCAAATGGAGCTGCAGATGATGGATCTCAAAGAGCAGGTGGATGCTTCGCTTGGCGCTGAGTCGATGGTCACACAGCTGGCCACActgaagctggagctggaggagCGTGTCAAGCTGTTGGAGGATGAGGTCAATGAACTGGAGGCACTCGAACAAATCCAAGAGCAGCTCATCGAGAGCAATCAAGAGCTCGAATCCGATTTGCGTGACGAAATAGACAAGCTGAGTGGCCAAGTGAAGTCACTGGAGCAGCAAAAGAATGCTGCGCTCGAGAGTCTCTACGATCGCGATGTAACCATACTCAAATTTAGGGATCTGGTGCGTCAGCTGCaggagcaactgcagcttaAAACAGATGGTGGCACGCTTTCGATTGAGGACTTTAGCAGCGCCAACGAATCGCAGCAGGAGGAAACATCGCAGCAGAGCCAGGCGGACTATCAGCACATTTTCAGCGTGAGCAAGGCATATGGACGTGCTCTGGAACAACAGCTCAAGGCTGTGGAGTTGCGTCTGCAGGGTCAGCATCTTGAACATGTGCTCGCCTTTGTGCCCGAGCAGTTTTTGCTGCGTGGTGGCGAGCACGATGTGGTGCTCgtcatgctgctgctggagcgCATGAACGACAAGCTCGAGATTGTCTGTCAGGCCATCAACGAGAAGTTCCCCAACGCCTGTGAATTCG GTCGCGATGCCATCTTCGAGGGATACTCGGTGCAGCGTTACATCTTCCGGGCGCAGTGCATCTATCTGCTGAAGAGTCTGCAGTTGGTGCTGCAACAGTTTCGTCACGGTCTCAATCACTGCGACTACGAACTGTGCACACATGCAGCAATCTATCGCAGTGATCTGGAGCTGCAGGAACAGCAGCTGGATGAATTTGTGCGGTTGCTAAAGACCGGTCAGCTGGATGAGCACACAAATTGTGAGCCGATACGACGAGTGCTGCACTACATCAATGGGCTGCATCAGAACTTAATGCCGCCACAGACATTGGTTGAGTTACTCGATGAACAGCAGCTGTATAATGCACTGATTGAAGTCTACGAGGCGGGCATGGATGCagtgaatgcgaatgcagGATTGTTGCACACCATCATACAGCTGGGCGACGAGCAGACTGCATCGTTCCACTGCATGCAGCTGCTGATGGAACACAGTTGTGCGCTCaagcagaagctgaagaaGTTGCAGCGCAAGATGAGTGGCAATAAGACAGCTGCCGCCTGGACGGGAATGCAATGTGCTCGCTATCAGCGCATTCTGGAGGCCAACGAGGCGCTGGGAGCACTCATCAGCATGCTGGGCATCTCGGCGAGAGAAGCCAGCAAGGAGTCGAATGGCGGCATTGCACACGAGAAGCTCTGGCGCATACTGTGCTTGAACTACACGAAATTCGCGCCCAACCAGGAGGCGGAGCAGCGGGAATTGGATGTGTATAGTCAGCGTTGCATGCAGCTGCTGGAGGAGCAGTTGGAGGAGCTGTTGACGCTGCTGGAGCCGCGGGATGTCAACACCGAGTACGTGCGGCATGCTGCCTTCAATACGCTGCAACAACGAGCCGCTCAAGTAAAACGTCACTACGAAGATGTCAAGTGCTTGGAGCTGACAGTTGCAGAGCGGGAAAAGGAAATCAAAGCGCTCAAGCTAGCGGCCAAGCTGAAGCAGCAGGATTACTCCGAGATGCAGGTTCGCAAAGAGATGGCCGAGAAGCAGCTGCATCGGCTGAGTCAGGATCATTGCCAGACGCTTACCCAGCTGGCCGAGGGCGTGGAGCAGCTGGAACAATGCTTCCTCTCGAAGGAGGCAACGTTGCAGCATGCGCTCGACACGCTGACCGAGAAGCTGAACAGCTTGGAGCAGGTTCAGCAGCATtggcaccagcagcagcaggtggaTAGCGCCTGTGTGACAAGCTCAACGCGTAGCTCGAATCGGGAATTGAATCTGATGCATCAGGCATTGCGGCAGGAACGTCAAATTCGCGTTAAGTTGCAGGGATCGGAGTTGTGTCGCAGCTTTGCCGCTCTCGAGCCGTTGCATGTGCCGCAGCCCGAGTCCAGCAGTCAGCTGACTTCACTCGAGGCCCAACTGCATGGCTTGAAGAATCAGTGGCTGCTCGCTCAATTGGAGCTGGGCGAGAGTGCTCAGCAGCGGCGATCGCACATCGAGCTGCAGGGCAGCCGCTTGTTGAGACATATCTTCCATGCCTATTGCTCTCGGCATCCACATCGGGCTGCGCCAACGGACTTTGGCCTCTTCATTAGCGGGGATTTGCGGCGCGCATTTTAG
- the LOC132793169 gene encoding mucin-19: MKLHLFMLLSLVLSSALANPSPTIPPCVHASGAIGYSYPAPEVKFSITPGVTKYTQTPATSSYSENGHLLHASVGSGVASYESTAGLAGYSHGGITQIDKYVAPVQKSLFTPSTEYGGPGITYADRSPAAKYATTVPSGIELKSLVSPALTKTVLTAPKLEAAYLPAAAPALTKVSTYSTPGYSYSQSTPAVSKVATYTAPSASSVPYLSPKVTTKVETYTSPGYTYSKATPGFSKVETYSSPGYSYSHSSPGISKIATYSPSVAYGAPAISKVASYAAPAPILTSSLLSSHGTGYSSSYAPALSKSYLPAAPALATPYLAAPAKVESYVAPAVAKIASYAAPAISTYSSAPALTKLNTNYGASGSGAVSHQYVSKPAVATYAAAPAVTKIASYAAPAISTYSAAPSVAKVATYSQAADVSHQYISKPIVAAYPAKVASYAAPAVATYSTAPAVTKIATSYGSTGHGAVSHQYVSKPAVATVAKTVSYAAPAVSTYATAPAITKVASYAAPAISTYSAAPAITKVATSYGASGHGAVSHQYVSKPAVATYAAAPAIAKVASYAAPAVATYSTAPAVTKIASYAAPAISTYSSAPAITKLSTSYGASGHGAVSHQYVSKPAVAKIASYAAPAISTYSAAPAIAKVATYSQAADVSHQYISKPIVAAYPAAAPVVAKVASYAAPAVATYAAAPAITKVETSYGSSGHGAVSHQYVSKPAVATVAKTVSYAAPAVSTYATAPAITKVASYAAPAISTYSAAPAITKVATSYGASGHGAVSHQYVSKPAVSSYATAPAITKVASYAAPAISTYSAAPAITKVATSYGASGHGAVSHQYVSKPAVTTYAAAPAIAKVASYAAPAVATYSTAPAISKIATYAAPAISTYSAAPAITKVATSYGSTGHGAVSHQYVSKPAVATVAKTVSYAAPAVSTYATAPAITKVSSYAAPAISTYSAAPAITKVATSYGASGHGAVSHQYVSKPAVATYSTAPAVTKIASYATPAVASYGATISKSYLPAAPAIVAAPALTPIVSKVATGYAASGHGAVSHQYVSKPAIATVSAAPAIATYAAPAVSHIAAAPAISHIAAAPAIGHIATAPAIGASYASSGHGAISHQYVSKPALAAVSAAPAYHTLGQGYSVGKLGLGLGLGFGASGHGALTKLTTAPAAAHGYASSTAYGINSGKLGLGAAGGHDGSYYGAISLGHAAVSPALSYHGALSHAAGGLAHLGGAPLADYSLGHGIGQFGAGFNRYAPSVSALSAHAPLSSTAYLKSAPVAQHGLLKVLPEKHLEHFDAHPRYAFEYAVNDPHTGDNKHQREERDGDVVKGEYSLVEPDGNVRTVKYYADWETGFHAEVINSRDQGKVVAKRQTAAKS, translated from the exons ATGAAG CTTCATCTTTTTATGCTGCTGAGCCTGGTGCTCAGCTCGGCGCTGGCAAATCCCTCGCCCACAATACCGCCCTGTGTTCATGCGAGTGGTGCCATTGGTTACTCGTATCCAGCGCCAGAAGTCAAGTTCTCCATAACGCCCGGCGTGACCAAGTACACTCAGACACCGGCCACATCCAGCTACTCGGAGAATGGTCACCTACTGCACGCATCCGTTGGCAGCGGCGTCGCATCCTACGAATCCACTGCTGGCTTGGCGGGATACTCACATGGCGGCATCACCCAGATCGACAAGTATGTGGCTCCGGTGCAGAAGTCGCTCTTTACGCCCTCGACCGAGTATGGCGGACCGGGGATTACCTATGCGGATAGATCGCCAGCTGCCAAGTATGCCACAACGGTGCCTTCGGGCATTGAGCTCAAGAGTCTCGTGTCGCCAGCTTTAACCAAGACTGTGCTAACAGCTCCCAAGCTTGAAGCTGCCTATTTGCCAGCGGCAGCACCTGCCTTGACTAAGGTTTCCACCTACTCAACTCCAGGCTACTCTTATAGTCAATCCACGCCAGCCGTCTCCAAGGTGGCCACTTACACCGCACCCTCGGCCAGCAGTGTGCCCTACTTGTCGCCCAAGGTGACCACCAAGGTGGAAACTTACACCTCTCCGGGCTACACTTACTCCAAGGCCACGCCTGGCTTCTCTAAGGTGGAAACCTACAGTTCGCCTGGCTACAGCTACTCGCACTCTTCGCCAGGCATCTCCAAGATTGCCACCTACTCCCCATCGGTTGCCTACGGTGCTCCGGCCATCTCCAAGGTGGCAAGCTATGCTGCCCCCGCTCCCATCTTGACTTCCTCGCTGCTCTCCTCTCACGGCACTGGCTACTCCAGCTCCTATGCGCCTGCGCTCTCCAAGTCCTATCTGCCTGCAGCTCCTGCTCTGGCCACTCCTTACCTCGCTGCCCCCGCCAAGGTGGAGAGCTATGTGGCGCCAGCAGTCGCTAAGATTGCCAGCTATGCTGCTCCAGCTATTTCCACTTATTCGTCAGCTCCTGCTTTGACCAAACTCAACACAAACTATGGTGCAAGTGGCTCTGGCGCCGTTTCCCATCAATATGTCTCCAAGCCCGCCGTGGCCACCTATGCAGCTGCTCCCGCTGTGACCAAGATTGCCAGCTATGCTGCGCCCGCAATCTCCACTTACTCCGCTGCTCCTTCTGTGGCCAAGGTGGCAACTTACAGCCAGGCTGCGGATGTCTCCCATCAGTACATCTCCAAGCCCATTGTGGCTGCTTATCCAGCCAAGGTGGCCAGCTACGCAGCGCCAGCTGTGGCCACTTACTCGACAGCTCCCGCTGTCACTAAGATAGCCACCAGCTATGGCAGCACAGGACATGGCGCTGTCTCCCATCAATACGTCTCAAAGCCAGCTGTGGCAACTGTGGCCAAGACTGTCAGCtatgctgctcctgctgtttCTACATACGCCACAGCTCCTGCTATCACCAAGGTGGCCAGCTATGCAGCGCCAGCTATTTCCACTTATTCTGCTGCTCCAGCTATCACTAAAGTGGCCACCAGCTATGGAGCCAGCGGACATGGCGCTGTCTCGCATCAGTATGTCTCGAAGCCAGCTGTGGCCACTTATGCAGCTGCGCCTGCTATTGCCAAGGTTGCCAGCTACGCTGCACCAGCCGTGGCCACTTACTCCACTGCCCCAGCGGTCACCAAGATTGCCAGCTATGCTGCGCCCGCCATCAGCACTTACTCCTCGGCTCCCGCCATCACCAAATTGTCCACTTCGTATGGGGCTTCGGGGCACGGTGCTGTTTCCCATCAGTATGTGTCCAAGCCAGCTGTAGCCAAGATTGCCAGCTATGCTGCACCAGCAATTAGCACTTATTCTGCCGCTCCGGCAATCGCCAAGGTAGCCACCTACAGTCAGGCAGCGGATGTCTCCCATCAATACATCTCGAAGCCCATTGTGGCTGCTTATCCCGCAGCAGCTCCAGTTGTGGCCAAGGTCGCCAGCtatgctgctcctgctgttgcCACCTATGCTGCAGCTCCAGCGATCACCAAGGTAGAGACAAGCTATGGCAGCTCTGGACATGGCGCTGTCTCCCATCAATACGTCTCGAAgcctgctgttgcaactgtgGCAAAGACTGTCAGCtatgctgctcctgctgtttCCACCTATGCAACTGCACCCGCCATCACCAAGGTGGCCAGCTATGCAGCCCCCGCAATCTCTACTTATTCAGCAGCACCAGCTATCACTAAAGTGGCCACCAGCTATGGCGCCAGCGGACATGGCGCTGTCTCGCATCAATATGTCTCGAAGCCAGCTGTTTCCTCTTATGCAACTGCACCCGCCATCACCAAGGTGGCTAGCTATGCAGCCCCCGCAATCTCCACTTATTCAGCAGCACCAGCTATCACTAAAGTGGCCACCAGCTATGGCGCCAGCGGACACGGCGCTGTCTCGCATCAGTATGTCTCGAAGCCAGCTGTGACTACTTACGCTGCTGCTCCGGCCATTGCCAAGGTGGCTTCTTATGCCGCTCCAGCTGTTGCCACCTACTCAACAGCACCAGCTATCTCCAAGATTGCCACCTATGCTGCTCCTGCCATCTCCACTTACTCGGCTGCACCAGCTATCACCAAGGTAGCCACCAGCTATGGCAGCACTGGACATGGCGCAGTCTCTCATCAATATGTGTCCAAACCAGCTGTTGCAACTGTGGCCAAGACTGTCAGCtatgctgctcctgctgtttCTACTTACGCCACAGCTCCAGCTATTACCAAGGTGTCCAGCTATGCAGCTCCTGCCATTTCCACCTATTCTGCTGCTCCTGCCATCACTAAAGTTGCCACCAGCTATGGAGCAAGTGGCCACGGCGCCGTCTCGCATCAGTACGTGTCCAAGCCAGCTGTGGCTACCTACTCAACTGCTCCAGCTGTGACGAAGATCGCCAGCTATGCCACACCAGCTGTGGCCAGCTATGGAGCCACAATCTCCAAGAGTTATTTGCCTGCTGCGCCTGCAATCGTCGCTGCCCCAGCGCTCACTCCAATTGTCAGCAAAGTGGCAACTGGCTATGCTGCATCTGGTCATGGTGCCGTCTCGCATCAGTATGTGTCCAAGCCAGCGATAGCCACCGTATCCGCTGCTCCAGCTATTGCCACTTATGCTGCTCCAGCTGTCAGCCACATTGCAGCAGCACCTGCCATTAGTCACATTGCTGCGGCACCCGCTATTGGCCACATTGCCACAGCTCCTGCTATTGGAGCTAGCTATGCCAGCTCTGGACACGGAGCCATCTCACATCAATATGTTTCGAAGCCAGCGTTGGCTGCTGTCTCCGCTGCTCCAGCATATCACACTCTTGGCCAGGGCTACTCTGTTGGCAAACTGGGTCTTGGCCTTGGACTTGGCTTCGGCGCATCTGGCCATGGTGCACTCACCAAGCTTACAACGGCACCTGCTGCAGCTCATGGCTATGCCAGCAGCACAGCTTATGGCATCAATTCGG GTAAATTAGGCCTGGGAGCAGCAGGTGGACACGATGGCTCTTACTACGGTGCCATATCATTGGGTCACGCTGCTGTGTCGCCAGCCCTCTCCTACCATGGAGCACTGTCTCACGCCGCTGGTGGCCTGGCGCATTTGGGTGGCGCTCCATTGGCCGACTACAGTCTCGGTCATGGCATTGGACAGTTTGGAGCTGGATTCAATCGATATGCGCCCAGCGTATCAGCATTGAGTGCCCACGCCCCACTGTCATCCACAGCTTATCTGAAGTCAGCGCCGGTGGCTCAACATGGGCTGCTCAAGGTGTTGCCAGAGAAGCATCTGGAGCACTTT GATGCTCATCCGCGATATGCCTTCGAGTATGCTGTGAACGATCCTCACACGGGCGATAATAAGCATCAGCGAGAGGAGCGCGATGGCGATGTGGTCAAGGGCGAATACTCTCTGGTGGAGCCCGATGGCAATGTGCGCACCGTCAAGTACTACGCCGACTGGGAGACGGGCTTCCATGCCGAGGTGATCAACAGTCGTGATCAGGGCAAGGTTGTGGCCAAGCGTCAGACGGCGGCCAAGTCGTGA